A single Fusobacterium hominis DNA region contains:
- the tnpA gene encoding IS200/IS605 family transposase gives MELDSNCHSVFLLYYHLVLVVKYRRNVFDDTISEFAKDMFVRIGVPYHITLVQWNHDKDHVHIMFKAHPKTELTKFINAYKSASSRIIKKEFPHIRKYLWKEMFWSKSFCLLTTGGAPIEVIKKYIEEQGQKSK, from the coding sequence ATGGAATTAGATAGTAATTGTCATTCAGTATTTTTGCTGTATTATCACTTAGTTCTTGTAGTAAAATATAGAAGAAATGTATTTGATGATACAATTTCTGAATTTGCTAAAGATATGTTTGTAAGAATTGGAGTTCCATATCATATTACTTTAGTACAATGGAATCACGATAAAGACCACGTGCATATAATGTTCAAGGCTCATCCAAAAACAGAATTGACTAAATTCATAAATGCATATAAATCAGCAAGTTCTAGGATAATAAAAAAAGAATTTCCACATATAAGAAAATATCTGTGGAAAGAAATGTTTTGGTCTAAAAGTTTTTGTTTGTTGACTACTGGAGGAGCTCCTATTGAAGTCATAAAAAAATATATAGAGGAACAAGGGCAGAAGAGTAAATAA
- the tnpB gene encoding IS200/IS605 family element RNA-guided endonuclease TnpB, with protein sequence MKQLKAYKFRIYPSEEQKIFFSKTFGCVRLVYNLMLNDRIKAYEESKGNPDKKIKYPTPAKYKKDYEFLKEVDSLALANAQINLDKAYKNFFRDKSIGFPKFKSKKNPVQSYTTNNQKGTVNIFEKWLKIPKLKELIKIKVHRKIEGIIKSVTISRNGSGKYFISLLCETDIQELPKTNSSVGIDLGIKDMAILSTGEKIKNLKFRKQLEDKLKREQRKLSKRFLIAKKINKKLNEARNYQKQRIKVAKIHEKIMNMRTDFLNKLSTYIIKNHDIICIEDLNTKGLLHNHKLSKSIADVSWASFVNKLEYKAKWYGKEIIKIDRLYPSSQICSVCGHRDGKKTLDIREWTCLICHTHHDRDINAAKNILAEGLRIRQAV encoded by the coding sequence ATGAAACAACTAAAAGCATATAAATTTAGAATTTATCCAAGCGAAGAACAAAAGATATTTTTTAGTAAAACTTTTGGTTGTGTTCGTCTTGTCTATAATCTTATGCTAAATGATAGAATCAAAGCATATGAAGAAAGTAAAGGTAATCCTGATAAAAAAATAAAATATCCAACTCCTGCAAAATATAAAAAAGATTATGAATTTCTAAAAGAAGTTGATAGTCTTGCTCTTGCTAATGCTCAAATTAACTTAGATAAAGCATATAAAAACTTTTTTAGAGATAAATCTATAGGTTTTCCTAAGTTCAAATCTAAGAAGAATCCAGTACAAAGCTATACAACTAATAATCAAAAAGGAACTGTAAATATTTTTGAAAAATGGTTAAAAATTCCTAAACTTAAAGAATTAATAAAAATCAAAGTGCATAGAAAAATAGAGGGGATAATAAAATCTGTTACTATCTCGCGTAATGGAAGTGGTAAGTATTTTATCTCTTTGTTATGTGAAACAGATATTCAGGAATTACCAAAAACTAATTCATCAGTAGGAATTGATTTAGGTATTAAAGATATGGCTATTCTTTCTACTGGAGAAAAAATAAAAAATCTTAAATTTAGAAAACAATTAGAAGACAAACTAAAAAGAGAACAAAGAAAACTTTCTAAAAGATTTCTAATTGCTAAAAAAATAAATAAAAAATTAAACGAAGCTAGAAATTATCAAAAACAAAGAATTAAAGTAGCTAAAATACACGAAAAAATTATGAATATGAGAACAGATTTCTTAAATAAGCTAAGTACATATATTATCAAAAACCACGATATTATCTGTATTGAAGACTTAAATACAAAAGGATTACTTCATAATCATAAATTATCAAAATCTATAGCTGATGTATCTTGGGCTAGTTTTGTAAATAAACTTGAGTATAAGGCGAAATGGTATGGCAAAGAAATAATAAAAATAGATAGACTATATCCATCAAGTCAAATCTGCTCTGTATGTGGTCATAGGGATGGCAAAAAAACTCTCGATATAAGAGAGTGGACTTGTCTAATTTGTCATACTCATCACGATAGAGATATAAACGCCGCTAAAAATATATTGGCTGAAGGTCTAAGAATAAGACAAGCAGTCTAA
- a CDS encoding ABC transporter ATP-binding protein, whose amino-acid sequence MDFLRVENLKKVYGKDTIFQDINFDIKEGEFITLLGPSGCGKSTLLRCIAGLNNLDGGHIYIEDKDVSKKSPKDRGIGMVFQNYALFPNLTVYDNIAFGLSVKGLKKSDIDKKVKEMISLVQLEGKENCMPSQLSGGQKQRTAIARSLVMEPKILLLDEPLSALDARVRKTLREEIRKIQSKLNITTIFVTHDQEEALTISDRIFVMDRGNIVQMGTPEEIYTNPNSLFLAKFIGNYNIFENKDVKKIFPEYNWESIAIRPEAIYIKETERNYNLGNFIYKRGEIKNISILGSVIRYIAEVEGVEIVVDLLNRGEYKVYTIGSEVELMFLKNEIKVL is encoded by the coding sequence ATGGATTTTTTAAGGGTAGAAAATTTAAAAAAAGTTTATGGAAAAGATACAATCTTTCAAGATATCAATTTTGATATAAAAGAGGGTGAGTTTATAACACTTTTAGGACCAAGTGGATGTGGCAAATCAACACTTTTAAGATGTATAGCAGGATTAAACAACCTAGATGGTGGTCATATCTATATTGAAGATAAAGATGTCAGTAAAAAATCACCTAAAGATAGAGGAATAGGAATGGTATTTCAAAACTATGCTTTATTTCCAAATTTGACAGTATATGACAATATCGCTTTTGGGTTGTCTGTAAAAGGATTAAAAAAAAGTGACATTGACAAAAAAGTTAAAGAGATGATTTCTTTGGTACAATTAGAAGGAAAGGAAAATTGCATGCCTTCACAGTTAAGTGGTGGACAAAAGCAAAGAACAGCAATAGCTCGTTCATTAGTTATGGAACCCAAAATACTTTTGTTAGATGAGCCGTTATCAGCATTAGATGCAAGAGTTAGAAAAACTTTAAGAGAAGAGATAAGAAAGATTCAATCAAAGTTGAATATAACAACTATATTTGTAACTCACGATCAAGAGGAAGCACTCACTATTTCAGATAGAATATTTGTTATGGATAGAGGAAATATTGTTCAGATGGGAACGCCAGAAGAGATATATACAAATCCAAACAGTCTATTTTTAGCTAAGTTTATAGGAAACTATAATATATTTGAAAATAAAGATGTAAAAAAGATATTTCCAGAATATAATTGGGAGTCTATTGCAATACGTCCAGAGGCTATATACATAAAAGAAACAGAAAGGAACTATAACTTAGGTAATTTTATATACAAAAGGGGAGAAATCAAAAATATAAGCATTTTAGGAAGTGTAATTAGATATATTGCAGAGGTTGAGGGTGTAGAAATAGTGGTAGATTTATTAAATAGAGGAGAATATAAAGTCTATACTATAGGATCAGAAGTTGAGCTTATGTTTTTAAAAAATGAGATTAAAGTTTTATAG
- a CDS encoding adenylate kinase has protein sequence MNIMLFGAPGAGKGTQAKFLIEKYGIPQISTGDILRAAIKEGTPMGMEAKKYMDEGKLVPDSTIIGIIKDRLSQEDCKKGFILDGFPRTLAQAEALEALMQEMGIKLDKVISLNVPDELIVGRVTGRKVCPVCGASFHVEFNPPKVEGKCDYCGADLITRKDDNAETVTKRLAEYHSQTAPLFDFYKSRNLLVDIDGTKEVKAITEEIFSILD, from the coding sequence ATGAACATTATGTTATTTGGTGCACCAGGTGCCGGAAAAGGAACTCAAGCTAAATTCCTTATAGAAAAATATGGTATACCTCAAATTTCTACTGGAGATATATTAAGAGCAGCAATAAAAGAAGGAACTCCAATGGGAATGGAAGCAAAAAAATATATGGACGAAGGGAAATTAGTTCCAGATTCAACAATTATTGGAATTATTAAAGATAGATTATCACAAGAAGACTGTAAAAAAGGATTCATCTTAGATGGTTTCCCTAGAACATTAGCACAAGCAGAAGCATTAGAAGCATTAATGCAAGAAATGGGTATAAAACTTGATAAAGTAATATCATTAAATGTACCTGATGAATTAATTGTAGGAAGAGTTACAGGAAGAAAAGTATGTCCAGTATGTGGAGCATCTTTCCATGTTGAATTTAACCCACCAAAAGTTGAAGGAAAATGTGATTACTGTGGAGCAGATCTTATCACTAGAAAAGATGACAATGCAGAAACTGTAACTAAGAGATTGGCTGAATATCATTCACAAACAGCACCATTGTTTGACTTCTACAAATCAAGAAATCTATTAGTTGATATTGATGGAACAAAAGAAGTTAAAGCAATAACTGAAGAGATATTTTCTATTCTTGACTAA
- the map gene encoding type I methionyl aminopeptidase, giving the protein MALIKTLEDIKEIKKANQIIARLYTDILPKYIKPGISTFEIDKIVDDYIRSQGAIPGCIGVPGIYEPFPAATCISVNEEVVHGIPNGRILQDGDIVSIDTVTILNGYYGDSARTYAVGNIDDEAKKLLEVTEKSRTIGIENAIVGNRLGDIGHAIQQYVEKNGFSVVRDYAGHGVGHKMHEDPMVPNFGRSGRGFKIQEGMVLAIEPMVNVGTYKLNMKDDGWTVVTKDGKRSAHFEHSIAIVDGKAIILSELD; this is encoded by the coding sequence ATGGCATTAATAAAAACATTAGAGGATATTAAAGAAATTAAAAAAGCTAATCAAATAATAGCTAGATTATATACAGATATATTACCTAAATATATAAAACCTGGAATTTCAACATTTGAAATTGACAAAATTGTTGACGATTATATAAGAAGTCAAGGAGCTATACCAGGGTGTATAGGTGTTCCTGGAATATATGAACCATTTCCAGCAGCAACTTGTATTTCTGTAAATGAAGAGGTTGTTCATGGAATACCAAATGGTAGAATACTTCAAGATGGAGATATAGTTAGTATTGATACAGTAACTATTTTAAATGGGTATTATGGGGATTCAGCTAGAACTTACGCAGTTGGAAATATAGATGATGAAGCTAAAAAACTTTTAGAAGTTACTGAAAAATCAAGAACAATAGGAATTGAAAATGCAATTGTAGGAAATAGATTAGGTGATATAGGACACGCTATCCAACAATATGTTGAAAAAAATGGATTTTCTGTAGTTAGAGATTATGCAGGACATGGAGTTGGACACAAGATGCATGAAGATCCAATGGTTCCAAACTTTGGAAGAAGTGGAAGAGGGTTTAAGATTCAAGAAGGAATGGTTTTAGCAATAGAACCAATGGTAAATGTAGGGACATATAAATTGAACATGAAGGATGACGGTTGGACAGTTGTAACAAAAGATGGGAAAAGATCAGCACACTTTGAACATTCGATTGCAATTGTAGATGGCAAGGCAATTATTTTAAGTGAATTAGACTAA
- the infA gene encoding translation initiation factor IF-1, producing the protein MSKKDVIELEGTILEALPNAMFKVELENGHTILGHISGKMRMNYIKILPGDGVTVQISPYDLSRGRIVYRKKN; encoded by the coding sequence ATGTCAAAAAAAGATGTTATCGAATTAGAAGGTACTATTTTAGAAGCCCTTCCAAATGCGATGTTTAAAGTTGAATTAGAGAATGGGCATACTATTTTAGGCCATATCTCTGGTAAAATGAGAATGAACTATATTAAGATTTTACCTGGAGATGGAGTGACTGTACAAATCTCTCCTTATGACTTGTCAAGGGGTAGAATAGTATACAGGAAAAAAAATTAA
- the rpmJ gene encoding 50S ribosomal protein L36, protein MKVRVSVKPICDKCKVIKRHGKVRVICENPKHKQVQG, encoded by the coding sequence ATGAAAGTAAGAGTATCAGTTAAACCTATTTGTGACAAGTGCAAAGTTATCAAGAGACATGGAAAAGTTAGGGTTATATGTGAAAACCCAAAACATAAACAAGTTCAAGGGTAA
- the rpsM gene encoding 30S ribosomal protein S13, which translates to MARIAGVDIPRNKRVEIALTYIYGIGKPTSQKVLTEAGVNFDTRVKDLTEEEINKIRDIIKTIKVEGDLRKEVRLAIKRLMDIKCYRGLRHKMNLPVRGQSSKTNARTVKGPKKPIKR; encoded by the coding sequence TTGGCTAGAATAGCAGGAGTAGATATCCCAAGAAACAAAAGAGTTGAGATTGCGTTAACTTACATTTACGGTATCGGAAAACCAACTTCACAAAAAGTTTTAACAGAAGCTGGAGTAAACTTTGATACAAGAGTTAAAGACTTAACTGAAGAAGAAATTAACAAGATTAGAGATATCATCAAAACTATCAAGGTAGAGGGAGATCTTAGAAAAGAAGTAAGACTTGCAATAAAAAGACTTATGGACATTAAATGTTACAGAGGACTAAGACACAAAATGAATCTACCAGTAAGAGGACAAAGTTCTAAAACTAACGCTAGAACAGTAAAAGGTCCTAAGAAACCTATCAAAAGATAA
- the rpsK gene encoding 30S ribosomal protein S11: MAKNKIAKAKKKVKNIPNGVAHIHSTFNNTIVAITDAEGKVVSWRSGGTSGFKGTKKGTPFAAQIAAEQAANVAMESGMKKIEVRVKGPGSGREACIRSLQAAGLEVTKITDVTPIPHNGCRPPKRRRV, encoded by the coding sequence TTGGCTAAAAATAAGATAGCTAAAGCAAAAAAGAAAGTTAAAAATATTCCTAACGGAGTAGCCCATATACATTCAACTTTTAACAACACTATAGTTGCTATTACTGACGCAGAAGGTAAAGTTGTAAGTTGGAGATCAGGAGGAACTTCTGGTTTCAAAGGTACTAAAAAAGGAACTCCATTTGCAGCTCAAATCGCAGCTGAACAAGCAGCAAACGTTGCTATGGAAAGTGGAATGAAGAAAATCGAAGTAAGAGTGAAAGGTCCTGGATCAGGAAGAGAAGCTTGCATTAGATCATTACAAGCAGCAGGATTAGAGGTAACTAAAATAACTGACGTTACACCTATCCCTCACAATGGATGTAGACCACCAAAAAGAAGAAGAGTGTAG
- the rpsD gene encoding 30S ribosomal protein S4, which translates to MARNRQPVLKKCRALGIDPVILGVNKSSKRGPRPNANRKPTEYAVQLKEKQKAKFIYNVMEKQFRKIYDEAARKLGVTGLTLIEYLERRLENVVYRLGFAKTRRQARQIVSHGHVTVNGRRVNIPSYRVKVGDVISIIENSKNIDIIKASVEDATAPAWLELDKAAFSGKVLQNPTKDDLDFELDESLIVEFYSR; encoded by the coding sequence ATGGCAAGAAATAGACAGCCTGTATTGAAGAAATGTAGAGCGCTAGGAATTGACCCAGTAATTTTAGGAGTTAATAAATCTTCTAAAAGAGGGCCTAGACCAAATGCAAACAGAAAACCTACAGAGTATGCAGTTCAATTAAAAGAAAAACAAAAAGCAAAATTTATATATAACGTAATGGAAAAACAATTCAGAAAAATATACGATGAAGCAGCAAGAAAACTTGGTGTAACAGGTTTAACTTTAATCGAATATTTAGAAAGAAGATTAGAAAACGTAGTTTACAGATTAGGATTTGCAAAAACTAGAAGACAAGCTAGACAAATCGTTTCTCACGGACACGTAACAGTAAATGGAAGAAGAGTTAATATACCTTCTTACAGAGTAAAAGTAGGAGATGTAATCTCTATAATAGAAAATTCAAAAAATATAGACATCATCAAAGCGTCTGTAGAGGATGCAACAGCTCCAGCTTGGTTAGAGCTAGACAAAGCTGCTTTCTCTGGTAAAGTTTTACAAAACCCAACTAAAGACGACTTAGATTTCGAATTAGATGAGTCACTAATAGTTGAGTTCTACTCTAGATAA
- a CDS encoding DNA-directed RNA polymerase subunit alpha, whose product MLKIEKHARDINITEKKENEFKGQYVVEPLYRGYGHTVGNALRRVLLSSIPGAAIKGVRIDGVLSEFSVMDGVKEAVTEIILNIKEIVVKAETSGERKMTLSVKGPKVVTAADIIPDVGIEIVNPEQVICTITTDRELDMEFLVDTGEGFVVSEDVERRDWAVDYIAVDAIYTPIRKVSYTIEDTMVGRMTDFDKLTLDIETDGSIEIRDALSYAVELLKLHFDPFLEIGNRMENLRTENEEEEEDSTTHSKDDNILSTKIEELDLTVRSFNCLKKAGIEEVGQLARMSHNELLKIKNLGRKSLDEILEKMKELGYDLTQNGSPE is encoded by the coding sequence ATGTTAAAAATTGAAAAACATGCAAGGGATATCAATATAACTGAAAAGAAGGAGAACGAATTTAAAGGTCAATACGTTGTTGAGCCTTTATATAGAGGTTATGGGCATACTGTTGGTAATGCTTTGAGAAGAGTTTTACTTTCGTCTATCCCAGGTGCTGCTATTAAAGGTGTGAGAATTGATGGTGTATTGAGCGAATTCTCTGTTATGGACGGCGTAAAAGAAGCTGTAACTGAAATTATCCTTAACATAAAAGAAATTGTTGTTAAAGCTGAAACAAGCGGAGAAAGAAAAATGACTCTTTCTGTTAAAGGACCAAAAGTTGTAACAGCAGCTGATATTATACCAGATGTAGGAATAGAAATAGTGAATCCTGAACAAGTTATTTGTACAATAACAACTGATAGGGAACTTGACATGGAATTTCTAGTAGATACTGGAGAAGGATTTGTTGTGTCAGAAGATGTTGAAAGAAGAGATTGGGCTGTTGACTATATAGCAGTTGACGCTATCTATACACCAATCAGAAAAGTATCTTACACAATTGAAGATACAATGGTTGGAAGAATGACTGACTTCGACAAACTAACTTTAGATATCGAAACTGATGGAAGCATTGAAATTAGAGATGCATTGTCTTATGCAGTTGAGTTATTAAAATTACACTTTGACCCATTTTTAGAAATAGGTAACAGAATGGAAAACCTAAGAACTGAAAATGAGGAAGAAGAGGAAGATTCAACTACTCACTCTAAAGATGATAATATTCTAAGTACTAAAATAGAGGAGCTAGATTTAACTGTTAGATCTTTTAACTGTTTAAAGAAGGCTGGAATAGAAGAAGTTGGACAATTAGCTAGAATGTCTCACAACGAACTTCTAAAAATTAAGAACCTAGGAAGAAAATCTTTAGATGAAATCCTAGAAAAAATGAAAGAATTGGGATATGATCTAACTCAAAATGGATCTCCTGAATAG
- the rplQ gene encoding 50S ribosomal protein L17, with product MNHNKSYRKLGRRADHRKAMLKNLTISLLSAEKIETTVTRAKELRKFAERMITLGKKNTLASRRNAFAFLRNEEVVAKLFNEVAPRYAERNGGYTRIIKTSVRKGDSAEMAIIELV from the coding sequence ATGAATCACAATAAATCATATAGAAAGTTAGGTAGAAGAGCTGACCACAGAAAAGCTATGCTAAAAAACTTAACTATATCATTACTAAGTGCAGAAAAGATCGAAACTACTGTAACTAGAGCAAAAGAATTAAGAAAATTTGCAGAAAGAATGATAACTTTAGGAAAGAAAAATACATTAGCTTCTAGAAGAAATGCATTTGCTTTCTTAAGAAATGAAGAAGTAGTAGCTAAATTATTCAACGAAGTAGCACCTAGATACGCAGAAAGAAATGGTGGATATACAAGAATCATCAAAACTTCTGTAAGAAAAGGTGACTCTGCTGAAATGGCTATTATAGAATTAGTATAA
- a CDS encoding LysE/ArgO family amino acid transporter has protein sequence MKYLFQGFILGLAYVAPIGLQNLFVINTALTKKLKRALMTALVVIFFDVTLAFASFYGVGALMEKSKILQLAILLIGGLIVIYIGFGLIKDTLNKNVSMKGNTDVDIPFSKVITSACVVTWFNPQAIIDGSMMLGAFRASLPIQETTKFILGVTGASATWFLSITILISLFHNLFNDKVLRVINGICGVVIIIYGVKLLYNFIQALL, from the coding sequence ATGAAATACTTATTTCAAGGTTTTATCTTAGGACTTGCTTATGTTGCTCCTATTGGATTACAAAACCTCTTTGTCATTAACACTGCTCTTACTAAAAAATTAAAAAGAGCTTTAATGACGGCATTAGTAGTTATTTTCTTTGATGTTACTTTGGCATTTGCTAGTTTCTATGGAGTTGGGGCTCTCATGGAAAAAAGTAAAATTTTACAACTTGCTATTCTTTTAATAGGTGGTCTTATAGTTATCTATATAGGGTTTGGATTAATAAAAGACACACTTAATAAAAATGTAAGTATGAAAGGAAATACTGATGTAGATATTCCTTTTTCTAAAGTAATTACATCAGCTTGTGTTGTAACATGGTTTAATCCACAAGCAATTATAGATGGTAGTATGATGCTTGGGGCATTTAGAGCATCATTACCTATTCAAGAAACAACTAAATTTATTTTAGGAGTGACTGGAGCTTCTGCAACATGGTTTTTATCAATTACAATACTGATTTCTCTATTTCATAATCTATTCAATGACAAGGTATTAAGAGTTATAAATGGTATATGTGGAGTAGTCATAATAATTTATGGAGTAAAACTTTTGTATAACTTTATTCAAGCTCTATTATAG
- a CDS encoding ArsB/NhaD family transporter has protein sequence MELFRLIAGVVIFIITFYFIITEKYPKSIVSMIGAGLMVITKVLSEHEALSIIGHNLEILFLLMGMMMIVEIMSETGIFQWVAIKIAQLVRGNPVKILVFISIITALFSAVLDNVTTILLVVPVTIFLAKRLEVDPKPFVLLQIFSSNIGGTATMIGDPPNLIIASLSGLDFNDFIINLGPIIVINMAVLLGSAVWYFKDKLQVSNELKAGIMELSLERTIKDKKLLIQSLAVFLVVIIGFLTNAVSEFGLAIIAILGASLLLFLSKKKPDEIFSKIEWDTLFFFGGLFILVEGLENLGIIAKLSEFLLVLTNKNVHIASPLILIMSTILSPIIGSIPHALSFGKILVGIIGEFHGNTQSLWWALTLGACLGGNMTIVGAAANIVGAAVAKKGGIEITFMEFFKWGLIVVGESTILSLIYLYVRY, from the coding sequence ATGGAACTTTTTAGATTAATTGCAGGTGTTGTTATTTTTATAATAACTTTTTATTTTATTATAACTGAAAAATATCCAAAGTCAATTGTGTCAATGATTGGTGCTGGACTCATGGTTATCACAAAAGTTTTAAGTGAACATGAGGCTTTATCTATAATTGGACACAATTTGGAGATATTATTTTTACTTATGGGAATGATGATGATAGTAGAAATAATGTCTGAAACTGGAATATTTCAATGGGTAGCTATAAAAATTGCTCAGCTTGTCCGGGGAAATCCTGTTAAAATTTTAGTATTTATTTCAATTATTACAGCTCTATTTTCAGCTGTTTTAGATAATGTTACTACTATTTTATTAGTTGTACCAGTTACGATTTTTTTAGCTAAAAGATTAGAGGTTGATCCTAAACCTTTTGTTCTTTTACAAATTTTCTCATCTAATATAGGAGGAACAGCTACTATGATTGGAGATCCACCTAACCTTATTATAGCTAGTTTAAGTGGGCTTGATTTCAATGATTTCATAATAAATTTAGGTCCAATTATAGTAATTAATATGGCTGTCTTGTTAGGTAGTGCAGTGTGGTATTTCAAAGATAAACTGCAGGTATCAAATGAATTAAAAGCAGGAATCATGGAGCTTAGTCTTGAAAGAACTATAAAAGATAAAAAACTTCTAATACAATCTCTAGCTGTATTTCTAGTTGTTATCATTGGATTTTTAACCAATGCAGTGTCTGAATTTGGACTTGCAATTATAGCAATCCTTGGTGCTTCATTATTACTGTTTTTAAGTAAGAAAAAACCAGATGAAATTTTCTCAAAAATTGAATGGGATACATTATTTTTCTTTGGAGGACTTTTTATCTTAGTTGAAGGACTAGAAAATTTAGGAATTATTGCAAAATTATCTGAATTTCTTTTAGTATTAACTAATAAAAATGTTCATATTGCATCTCCTCTAATCCTTATAATGTCCACTATATTATCACCAATAATAGGGTCTATTCCACACGCATTATCTTTTGGTAAAATTCTTGTTGGAATAATTGGTGAATTTCATGGCAATACACAATCCTTATGGTGGGCACTTACTTTAGGAGCTTGTTTAGGTGGAAATATGACAATTGTAGGAGCTGCAGCTAATATCGTAGGAGCTGCTGTTGCTAAAAAAGGGGGAATTGAAATTACCTTCATGGAGTTTTTTAAATGGGGATTAATTGTAGTTGGTGAATCTACAATATTAAGTTTGATCTATCTCTATGTAAGATACTAA
- a CDS encoding YeiH family protein yields the protein MSEKINHYLYGLLLCLGVTIPSWFLGKQFPIIGGPVFAIIIGMIAGMIIKDKTKFKGGVHYCASKVLHYAVIFLGFGLNLSVVCDTGLQSLPIILSTISISLIVSYVLCKALHIDHNISVLVGVGSSICGGSAIAATAPVIEADHDEVAQAISVIFFFNILAALIFPTLGTFLGFSTTSGTPFGVFAGTAVNDTSSVTAAASTWDAINHLGVETLDKAVTVKLTRTLAIIPITLFLALKQAKKSKDGNSHFSLRKIFPFFILYFIAASVLTTVMINLGFDIHIFDPLKTFSKFLIIVAMSAIGFNTNIVKLIKTGGKPMLMGLCCWIAITAVTLILQHMLHIW from the coding sequence TGGTTTATTACTTTGTCTTGGGGTAACTATTCCATCATGGTTCTTAGGTAAACAATTTCCCATAATCGGTGGTCCTGTATTTGCTATTATAATTGGAATGATAGCGGGAATGATAATCAAAGATAAAACTAAGTTTAAAGGTGGAGTACACTATTGTGCTAGCAAAGTTCTTCACTACGCAGTTATATTTTTAGGATTTGGATTAAACTTATCAGTTGTTTGTGACACAGGATTACAATCTCTTCCAATAATTCTTTCAACTATCTCTATATCTTTAATTGTTTCTTATGTATTATGTAAAGCTCTACATATAGATCACAATATTTCAGTTCTAGTTGGAGTTGGATCATCAATATGTGGAGGATCAGCAATTGCTGCAACTGCTCCTGTTATAGAAGCAGATCATGATGAAGTTGCTCAAGCTATTTCAGTTATATTTTTCTTCAACATATTAGCAGCACTTATTTTCCCAACTCTTGGAACTTTCTTAGGTTTTTCAACAACTTCAGGAACTCCATTTGGTGTATTTGCAGGAACTGCAGTAAATGATACTTCATCAGTTACAGCTGCTGCATCTACTTGGGACGCGATAAATCATCTAGGAGTTGAAACTCTAGATAAAGCAGTTACAGTAAAGCTTACTCGTACTCTTGCAATTATTCCTATAACTTTATTTTTAGCTCTTAAACAAGCTAAAAAATCAAAAGATGGAAATAGTCACTTTAGTTTACGTAAGATATTCCCATTTTTCATACTTTACTTTATTGCTGCATCTGTACTAACAACAGTTATGATTAATTTAGGATTTGATATTCATATTTTCGATCCTTTAAAAACATTTAGTAAATTCTTAATAATAGTTGCTATGAGTGCAATTGGATTTAATACTAATATTGTAAAACTTATAAAAACTGGTGGAAAACCTATGTTGATGGGACTTTGCTGTTGGATAGCAATAACTGCTGTAACACTAATTTTACAACATATGCTTCATATCTGGTAA